A DNA window from Phoenix dactylifera cultivar Barhee BC4 chromosome 13, palm_55x_up_171113_PBpolish2nd_filt_p, whole genome shotgun sequence contains the following coding sequences:
- the LOC103706658 gene encoding elongation factor 1-alpha-like, which produces MGKEKVHINIVVIGHVDSGKSTTTGHLIYKLGGIDKRVIERFEKEAAEMNKRSFKYAWVLDKLKAERERGITIDIALWKFETTKYYCTVIDAPGHRDFIKNMITGTSQADCAVLIIDSTTGGFEAGISKDGQTREHALLAFTLGVKQMICCCNKMDATTPKYSKARYDEIVKEVSSYLKKVGYNPEKIPFVPISGFEGDNMIERSTNLDWYKGPTLLEALDLIQEPKRPSDKPLRLPLQDVYKIGGIGTVPVGRVETGTLKPGMVVTFGPSGLTTEVKSVEMHHEALQEALPGDNVGFNVKNVAVKDLKRGYVASNSKDDPAKEAASFTSQVIIMNHPGQIGNGYAPVLDCHTSHIAVKFSEILTKIDRRSGKELEKEPKFLKNGDAGFVKMIPTKPMVVETFSAYPPLGRFAVRDMRQTVAVGVIKSVEKKDPTGAKITKAAAKKK; this is translated from the exons ATGGGGAAGGAAAAGGTTCACATCAACATTGTGGTCATTGGTCATGTGGACTCTGGTAAGTCGACCACCACTGGCCATCTCATTTACAAGCTTGGTGGTATTGACAAGCGTGTGATTGAGAGGTTTGAAAAGGAAGCTGCTGAAATGAATAAGAGGTCTTTCAAGTATGCCTGGGTCCTGGACAAACTCAAGGCTGAACGTGAGAGAGGAATTACCATTGACATTGCTCTCTGGAAATTCGAGACCACGAAGTACTACTGCACTGTTATTGATGCTCCTGGACACCGTGACTTTATCAAGAACATGATTACTGGTACTTCGCAGGCTGATTGTGCTGTTCTTATCATTGACTCAACCACTGGTGGTTTTGAAGCTGGTATTTCAAAGGATGGTCAGACCCGCGAGCATGCCTTGCTTGCTTTCACACTTGGGGTGAAACAGATGATTTGCTGTTGTAACAAG ATGGATGCAACAACCCCCAAATACTCCAAGGCCAGGTATGATGAAATTGTGAAGGAAGTTTCTTCTTACCTCAAGAAGGTGGGTTACAATCCTGAGAAGATTCCCTTTGTTCCCATCTCTGGGTTTGAGGGCGATAACATGATTGAGAGGTCCACCAACCTGGACTGGTACAAGGGTCCCACCCTTCTTGAGGCCCTTGACCTGATCCAGGAGCCAAAGAGGCCCTCAGACAAGCCCCTTCGCCTTCCTCTTCAGGATGTCTACAAGATTGGAGGTATTGGCACTGTCCCAGTTGGACGAGTTGAAACTGGCACCCTCAAGCCTGGTATGGTTGTTACCTTTGGTCCCTCGGGTCTGACAACTGAAGTCAAGTCAGTTGAGATGCACCATGAAGCCCTCCAGGAGGCTCTCCCTGGTGACAATGTGGGCTTCAATGTGAAGAATGTTGCTGTCAAGGATCTCAAGAGAGGTTATGTTGCATCGAACTCAAAGGATGATCCTGCCAAGGAGGCTGCCAGCTTCACTTCTCAGGTCATCATTATGAACCATCCTGGTCAGATTGGCAATGGCTATGCCCCTGTCCTTGATTGCCACACCTCACACATTGCTGTTAAGTTTTCTGAGATCCTCACCAAGATTGACAGGCGATCTGGGAAGGAGCTTGAGAAGGAgcccaaatttttgaagaatgGTGATGCAGGTTTTGTTAAGATGATTCCCACCAAGCCCATGGTTGTCGAGACCTTCTCTGCGTACCCACCTCTCGGTCGATTTGCTGTGAGGGACATGCGCCAGACTGTGGCTGTGGGAGTCATCAAGAGTGTTGAGAAGAAGGATCCAACTGGTGCTAAGATCACCAAGGCTGCTGCAAAGAAGAAGTGA